Proteins from a genomic interval of Ralstonia wenshanensis:
- the selD gene encoding selenide, water dikinase SelD — MRFIDLATDGGCSKKAPASDLENLLDDLVGRAPTAFTPDLNIAFPDSGRYSVGGTELLATVDVLFPMVPEPEDFGRVVVNHVLGDIYASFGTPKFALAHLGVPYGMDASSGVVTRMMTGALAELSDAGVTLVGGHTLAKQTDLSLGFSIVGTPVPKNQLPARPPRPGDPLFLTKPLGSSVASILWKTKAARDDELRDVITEGVLKRSAAHTDILHKSGIEQSTDVTGFGLVNHAHRLLLRQGVAAQITVEALPIYSSLVSYLDSGELPTTSLYFDNVSFAEKFSNAAALRSHPRAPLLFDAQVAGGLVFTLPAESSSTTLRLFEEMRLTAQMIGHCIEGPAGKILLV; from the coding sequence ATGAGATTTATTGATTTGGCCACCGATGGGGGATGCTCGAAAAAGGCGCCGGCCAGCGACCTCGAGAACCTGCTTGACGACCTCGTGGGTCGTGCTCCGACCGCGTTTACGCCGGATTTGAACATCGCGTTTCCGGATAGTGGTCGGTACTCGGTTGGAGGCACCGAACTGTTGGCGACTGTCGATGTTCTATTTCCAATGGTTCCTGAGCCCGAGGATTTTGGGCGCGTTGTTGTAAACCATGTGTTGGGAGACATTTACGCCAGCTTCGGGACGCCCAAATTTGCATTGGCTCACCTTGGCGTTCCATACGGAATGGACGCATCCAGTGGCGTAGTGACGCGCATGATGACTGGCGCGCTAGCCGAACTATCGGACGCCGGCGTCACCCTCGTTGGTGGCCACACTCTCGCCAAACAAACCGATCTTTCTCTCGGCTTTTCTATCGTCGGCACTCCCGTACCCAAAAACCAGTTGCCAGCGCGCCCACCCCGCCCGGGCGACCCCTTGTTCCTCACGAAACCGCTCGGTAGTAGCGTCGCGAGTATTTTGTGGAAAACGAAGGCGGCAAGGGACGACGAACTTCGTGATGTCATTACTGAAGGGGTGCTAAAGCGAAGTGCTGCTCACACCGACATATTGCACAAGAGCGGTATAGAGCAGAGCACTGACGTGACGGGATTCGGACTGGTCAACCATGCTCATAGGCTTCTGCTACGGCAAGGCGTGGCGGCACAGATCACGGTTGAGGCTTTGCCGATCTACTCTTCGCTGGTGTCATATCTTGACTCCGGGGAGTTGCCTACGACGAGCCTCTACTTTGACAACGTCAGCTTCGCCGAGAAGTTCAGTAACGCCGCTGCGTTGCGTTCGCACCCCAGGGCGCCGTTGCTTTTTGATGCGCAAGTGGCCGGAGGACTTGTATTCACGCTTCCTGCGGAGAGCTCCTCGACCACCCTCCGCCTTTTCGAAGAGATGAGACTGACAGCTCAGATGATCGGGCACTGCATTGAAGGTCCTGCTGGAAAGATATTGTTGGTATGA
- a CDS encoding DUF433 domain-containing protein: MAGITDRSIIRLVDEGVLPSILVVPDRDLRLAPLAAVFARFYLGERGNLTRSARIRVTMTLIDRLRERSDFEVFLVLSERLEHTQFEWSVSTGPITVFLASYAKATLAQAVHLRQAVRDIKEDPDVLGGTPCFKNTRVPIVNVLVAMAEGRSFEELHSAYPFLTPSLIEHAITYTAARPHAPPLRRVDNTYPNAKLVSSKLVANPSKKDRGS; this comes from the coding sequence ATGGCCGGCATCACCGACAGAAGCATCATTCGTCTAGTCGATGAAGGCGTGCTGCCGTCGATTCTTGTCGTACCAGACCGCGACCTGCGACTCGCGCCGCTCGCCGCGGTTTTCGCAAGGTTTTACCTCGGCGAGCGCGGGAATCTCACTCGGTCGGCTCGCATCCGCGTCACTATGACGTTGATCGATCGGTTGCGGGAGAGGTCAGACTTTGAAGTGTTCCTTGTCCTGAGCGAACGGCTGGAGCACACTCAGTTCGAGTGGTCGGTGTCGACGGGTCCGATCACAGTTTTTCTTGCCTCGTATGCCAAGGCCACTCTGGCACAAGCGGTGCACCTCAGGCAGGCGGTTCGCGACATCAAAGAAGATCCAGATGTTCTGGGGGGAACGCCATGTTTCAAAAACACACGCGTGCCGATCGTCAATGTTTTGGTCGCTATGGCAGAAGGACGCTCTTTCGAAGAGCTACACTCCGCCTATCCATTCCTCACTCCGTCGCTCATCGAGCACGCCATCACCTACACAGCAGCCCGACCACACGCCCCTCCGTTACGACGTGTTGATAACACGTATCCAAACGCGAAATTGGTCAGCAGTAAACTAGTGGCAAATCCATCAAAGAAGGACAGAGGGAGTTGA
- a CDS encoding DUF4238 domain-containing protein, producing the protein MGLPNRRHHFVPDFLLKHWIGPDRKLTYFQWRSDGVLHTDRCGSRGAGYEEHLYSQNYPSGHKDTSVERDVLTALIDTPSAPVHVKLLNGELDSLKTTERETWARFLVAQLVRVPSMVQYLRDAGRHLLLADIENLDPPDEIKEQLGNLTLQQYLETSAAWQLDNASTRALEHVIKSSQLNEVFLQAHWAVHTIERSNLDLVIGDRPLLLEGQMTETFLFMLPLSPTVLFFAANDYEIVRNIAAHNQSDVVCTINMESIAVADKYVYATDTRQMAMVDQYLRKPSEPDDRHIVSGLNAALVEKISAR; encoded by the coding sequence ATGGGCCTACCAAACCGCCGGCACCACTTTGTTCCAGATTTTTTGTTAAAGCATTGGATAGGCCCCGACAGGAAACTGACGTATTTCCAATGGCGATCGGATGGCGTGCTTCACACGGATCGGTGCGGTTCGCGCGGAGCCGGTTACGAAGAGCATCTCTATTCGCAAAATTACCCATCCGGACACAAAGACACCTCAGTCGAACGCGATGTTCTCACCGCGCTCATCGATACTCCAAGCGCGCCTGTCCATGTGAAGCTACTGAATGGCGAGCTGGACAGTTTGAAGACCACGGAACGAGAGACTTGGGCCCGATTCCTGGTGGCGCAACTGGTTCGAGTGCCTTCGATGGTTCAGTACCTTCGCGACGCAGGCCGCCATCTGTTGCTAGCTGACATAGAAAACCTCGACCCTCCAGATGAGATCAAGGAGCAACTAGGGAACTTGACGCTCCAGCAGTATCTGGAAACGTCGGCGGCATGGCAGCTCGACAACGCGTCCACGCGCGCACTGGAACATGTCATCAAATCGTCGCAGCTCAATGAGGTCTTCCTCCAAGCTCATTGGGCTGTGCACACGATTGAGCGCTCTAACCTAGATCTTGTTATCGGTGACAGGCCCTTGCTCCTCGAAGGACAGATGACTGAGACATTTCTCTTCATGCTTCCGCTATCGCCGACAGTTCTCTTTTTCGCGGCAAACGATTATGAAATTGTCAGGAACATCGCCGCGCACAATCAGAGCGACGTCGTCTGCACGATCAATATGGAGTCAATCGCCGTAGCTGACAAATACGTTTACGCTACCGACACCCGGCAGATGGCGATGGTCGATCAATACCTACGGAAACCTAGTGAGCCCGATGACCGACACATCGTGTCGGGACTGAATGCCGCGCTTGTTGAGAAAATTTCCGCCCGCTAA
- a CDS encoding PilN domain-containing protein, whose amino-acid sequence MKRLHIDFAASTRSRFAPTSTALMLIVAGTLGCGLALPHVVYLVRQYQSLSERLIRVSERTQVLAHQQKQSINSLTPEQVSTVNRAVRRLNVPWRDLFDMLEQATPQTVALLSLEPDADHSVLKLSAEAGTVDDMIEYVQRLKSRPEVQSVSLNKHQMDAKDPYHPVRFTLVLNWRYPERLLPPAGNQSHKDAA is encoded by the coding sequence GTGAAGCGACTGCATATCGACTTTGCGGCCAGCACAAGATCGCGCTTTGCACCCACCAGTACGGCGCTGATGCTGATCGTTGCCGGGACGCTGGGTTGTGGCCTCGCGCTGCCCCACGTGGTGTACTTAGTCCGACAGTATCAGTCGCTCAGCGAGCGCCTGATACGGGTAAGTGAACGCACGCAGGTCTTGGCACATCAACAAAAACAGTCCATCAACAGTTTGACACCCGAGCAGGTCAGTACCGTAAACCGTGCCGTGCGGCGCCTGAACGTTCCATGGCGTGATCTCTTTGACATGCTGGAGCAGGCCACACCGCAGACGGTTGCATTGCTTTCACTAGAGCCCGATGCCGATCATTCAGTGCTGAAACTCAGCGCCGAGGCAGGTACGGTCGACGACATGATCGAGTACGTCCAGCGCCTTAAGTCGCGCCCGGAGGTTCAGTCGGTGTCCCTCAACAAGCATCAAATGGACGCCAAGGATCCCTATCACCCGGTGCGCTTCACGCTGGTCTTGAACTGGCGGTATCCCGAGCGACTATTGCCACCGGCAGGGAACCAATCGCACAAGGATGCGGCATGA
- a CDS encoding HTH domain-containing protein codes for MKNDKTPATATPDSDLFELTGEPSMTFLDVAEYYLKTENKPLSAREIVALALRDKRLVSTGKTPWQTMKSKLSTDILSQGEKSRFKRVFQGSFALREFEAEEYVATRFVKSKLDENIAVIPRADLPKLIPGIGFHRRPIDRMELTRLAVPMLRREAEETFDVVQLVSVFIIMHQKKYLTHMRSGRLPESRLRGEYSMMLGGHLSVDDFAQLTLDLFSNDDDLADCTYILRELSEELIVESDPIVTSKGYIYDESRIVSTQHLGLVYEVSIDKPTFSIGERGFLLHPKLETIDEIRGRRDDFENWSWILMDAYK; via the coding sequence ATGAAAAACGACAAAACTCCCGCAACAGCCACGCCGGATAGTGATCTGTTCGAACTGACCGGCGAGCCATCCATGACATTCTTGGATGTTGCCGAATACTATCTAAAGACCGAAAACAAACCGCTTTCAGCCCGGGAGATCGTGGCGCTTGCCCTCCGTGACAAGAGGTTGGTATCCACGGGGAAAACACCTTGGCAAACAATGAAGTCGAAGCTATCGACAGATATATTGTCTCAGGGGGAGAAGTCACGCTTCAAGCGCGTATTCCAAGGATCCTTTGCGCTTCGTGAATTCGAGGCGGAAGAATATGTGGCAACCAGATTCGTCAAGAGTAAGCTCGACGAAAACATTGCTGTCATTCCGCGGGCGGATCTCCCTAAACTGATTCCCGGAATTGGTTTTCACCGGAGACCAATCGATCGCATGGAGCTAACCCGCCTTGCCGTTCCAATGCTGCGGAGGGAAGCAGAAGAGACATTTGACGTTGTCCAGCTAGTCTCTGTATTCATCATAATGCATCAGAAGAAATACCTCACGCACATGCGGAGTGGCCGTCTTCCAGAAAGTAGGCTACGTGGTGAATACTCTATGATGCTCGGCGGTCATTTATCCGTTGATGATTTCGCCCAGCTTACTCTCGATCTATTCTCGAACGATGATGATCTTGCTGACTGCACTTATATTCTTCGGGAGCTCAGCGAGGAACTAATAGTGGAAAGCGACCCTATTGTGACTTCGAAAGGTTATATTTACGACGAATCACGGATTGTCAGTACTCAACACTTGGGTCTGGTATATGAGGTGTCCATCGACAAGCCAACGTTCAGTATCGGTGAGCGCGGTTTTCTATTGCACCCGAAGTTGGAAACAATTGACGAAATTCGAGGCAGGCGGGACGATTTTGAGAATTGGTCGTGGATTCTAATGGATGCCTACAAATAA
- a CDS encoding type II secretion system protein translates to MWFGRINPMPRSHRRPAGFTLIELLVSLAILAVLAVLVLPVAQLEVQRMREKDLRLALREIRSGIDAYKQAYDSGRMVRSVGDSGYPATLEMLVDGVEDARDPEKHKIYFMRRIPRDPMVHDSTLSDAQTWGKRSYDSEPDAPAEGRDVFDVYSRSSTVGLNGIPYNRW, encoded by the coding sequence ATGTGGTTTGGACGAATCAATCCGATGCCCCGATCTCATCGTCGGCCAGCCGGCTTCACCCTGATCGAACTGCTTGTCAGCCTAGCCATTCTCGCTGTACTGGCCGTACTCGTGCTGCCCGTCGCACAACTGGAAGTTCAGCGGATGCGAGAAAAGGATCTCCGACTGGCGCTTCGTGAAATCCGCAGCGGCATCGATGCCTACAAGCAGGCCTACGACTCTGGACGCATGGTGCGTTCTGTCGGGGACAGCGGTTATCCAGCGACGCTCGAAATGCTGGTCGATGGGGTCGAGGACGCGCGCGACCCTGAGAAGCACAAGATCTATTTCATGCGCCGCATTCCAAGAGATCCGATGGTGCACGATTCGACACTGAGCGATGCCCAGACGTGGGGCAAACGCAGCTACGACAGCGAGCCCGATGCGCCCGCCGAAGGGCGTGATGTCTTCGATGTCTACTCACGCTCGTCGACCGTTGGCTTGAACGGTATTCCCTACAACCGCTGGTGA
- a CDS encoding helix-turn-helix domain-containing protein has protein sequence MRRLRAERGWSQEELSFRSGLDRSFLAHVERCARNVSLDSIERIAAAFELPVVELFRHEL, from the coding sequence ATGCGCCGTCTGCGAGCCGAGCGGGGGTGGTCGCAGGAAGAGCTTTCCTTTCGGTCCGGGCTGGATCGATCTTTCTTGGCACACGTTGAGCGATGCGCCCGCAATGTGTCGCTCGACAGCATTGAACGCATAGCGGCTGCATTCGAGCTTCCAGTTGTGGAACTGTTCCGACACGAGCTGTAG
- a CDS encoding secretin N-terminal domain-containing protein: MNKKIFGSGADCRPVPETLPCPPSSSAHLISALLNRLRNALHLPLWVACVVVLTACAQSPVLQEARSAFEQGKLEESLAQLRVALVKDPSNTELQMTYMTLRERAVNDLMAQEQRLPASASSGERAQLLRRVLAIDPNNARAVLALDRIDRDARYAKMQLDAQFAFDAKDNAGAMAKARAILAEDPNNPAARALIRSILDKSTPPASQLAPTEALQRKISIQFKDALLKQVFDVLSATSGINFVLDKDIKADQKTSVFLKDVTVKSAIEVVLTTNQLEQRVINASAILIYPNLPAKQKDYQALSVHTFYLTNVSAEQMATTLKSILKVQNLVVDKGQNMIMMRDTPDVIEMAEKVVALQDLPTPETMLEVSVLEVNKDRLDEIGVTYPPKLSLTPLSSVSGGTLTLQDLLHPTQSTLGATISPLSINLTGTDTDVKLLANPKIRVKNLEAAKILIGNKVPNITSTATSTGFVSQSVQYLDVGLKLEVTPTITIDNEVSIKVALEVSNIANQITTTSGTVAYQIGTRSASTVLRLKDGETQILAGLINDEDTRTVTKIPGLGDIPVLGRVFSDHANTKKRTEIVLSITPHLIRNPLRPEARLVDFASGTESSLRGVSELPVGNSVVPVSNASAPVSPASAAPSAAPNQAGSKRSTDVTGNSLDSSGAMVNGGNNTQGTATGAAGGGTAASANLTWSGAAQAATGTSVQQQLILSTQQPVRSATLLLGYDPSVMQLVNVAEGTALNADGTQTSFSQRVDASTGQIFISDTRTANASVGATGQGPLVSLTFMPLKATGSTQLKVLSISATGSDGSAVPLPTSAQTLAITAGSQ, encoded by the coding sequence ATGAACAAAAAAATTTTTGGCAGTGGGGCCGACTGTCGGCCCGTGCCCGAGACGCTGCCTTGTCCGCCGAGCTCTAGTGCGCACTTGATTTCAGCGCTCCTCAACCGCTTGCGTAACGCTCTTCATTTGCCGCTGTGGGTGGCGTGCGTAGTCGTGCTCACTGCCTGCGCCCAGTCCCCCGTTCTTCAGGAGGCCCGATCAGCGTTCGAACAAGGCAAGCTCGAAGAGAGTCTTGCGCAGTTGCGAGTGGCGCTGGTGAAGGATCCAAGCAACACAGAGTTGCAGATGACGTATATGACGTTGCGCGAGCGTGCCGTCAACGATTTGATGGCTCAGGAGCAGAGACTGCCTGCGAGTGCGAGCTCGGGAGAGCGCGCTCAGCTCCTGCGCCGCGTCCTGGCGATTGACCCAAACAATGCGAGGGCCGTTCTTGCTCTAGACCGTATCGACCGAGACGCACGGTACGCAAAGATGCAGTTAGACGCGCAATTCGCTTTCGATGCGAAAGACAATGCTGGCGCGATGGCCAAAGCGAGAGCGATTCTGGCCGAAGACCCGAATAATCCTGCTGCACGTGCATTGATTAGGTCCATTTTGGACAAGTCCACCCCTCCAGCGTCGCAGCTCGCTCCTACTGAGGCTTTGCAGCGCAAGATCTCGATTCAGTTCAAGGATGCCCTGCTCAAGCAGGTATTCGACGTCCTCTCTGCAACTTCAGGCATCAACTTCGTTCTGGATAAAGACATCAAGGCCGATCAAAAGACCTCGGTGTTTCTCAAAGATGTCACGGTGAAGAGCGCGATCGAGGTCGTCTTGACAACCAATCAACTCGAACAGAGAGTCATCAACGCCAGCGCCATCTTGATCTACCCGAACCTGCCAGCCAAACAAAAGGACTATCAGGCACTCAGCGTGCACACGTTCTACCTGACCAATGTCAGCGCCGAGCAGATGGCAACCACTTTGAAGAGCATCTTGAAGGTGCAGAACCTCGTGGTGGACAAGGGGCAAAACATGATCATGATGCGGGATACGCCCGATGTTATCGAGATGGCCGAGAAGGTTGTCGCGCTTCAAGATCTGCCCACACCCGAAACGATGCTGGAAGTGTCCGTGCTGGAGGTCAACAAGGATCGACTCGATGAGATCGGCGTAACCTACCCGCCCAAGCTGTCTTTGACGCCATTGTCATCAGTCTCAGGCGGCACGCTCACATTGCAGGATCTGCTTCACCCGACTCAAAGCACGTTAGGCGCAACGATTTCCCCTTTGTCGATCAATCTGACAGGCACGGATACCGACGTGAAGCTGTTGGCCAACCCCAAGATTCGGGTGAAGAATCTGGAGGCAGCCAAGATTTTGATCGGTAACAAGGTACCGAACATCACGTCCACGGCAACTTCCACTGGCTTCGTATCACAGAGCGTGCAATATCTGGACGTTGGGCTGAAGTTGGAAGTCACACCGACCATCACCATCGATAATGAAGTCTCCATTAAGGTGGCACTGGAAGTGAGCAATATTGCCAACCAGATCACCACCACCAGTGGAACAGTGGCCTATCAGATTGGTACACGCTCCGCGTCTACAGTGCTGCGCTTGAAAGATGGCGAAACCCAGATCCTGGCGGGCCTGATCAACGATGAGGACACCCGCACTGTCACGAAGATTCCCGGGCTAGGCGATATTCCGGTGCTCGGGCGAGTGTTTTCGGATCACGCCAACACCAAAAAGCGTACTGAGATTGTGCTGTCTATTACGCCTCATCTGATCCGCAATCCGCTGAGGCCCGAAGCTCGCCTGGTCGATTTCGCCTCAGGTACCGAGTCCAGCCTGCGGGGCGTGTCCGAGCTTCCCGTAGGCAACTCGGTAGTACCCGTTTCTAACGCAAGCGCCCCCGTTTCACCCGCGAGTGCAGCACCTAGCGCCGCACCCAACCAGGCGGGCTCTAAACGAAGCACGGACGTTACAGGCAACTCGCTCGATAGCTCGGGCGCAATGGTGAATGGCGGAAATAACACGCAAGGTACCGCCACCGGTGCAGCCGGAGGCGGGACAGCCGCTTCCGCAAACCTGACGTGGTCGGGCGCCGCACAAGCTGCAACGGGAACTAGCGTCCAGCAGCAACTGATTCTCAGCACCCAGCAGCCCGTGCGCAGCGCGACATTGCTGCTGGGCTATGACCCCTCCGTTATGCAGTTAGTCAACGTCGCCGAGGGTACGGCGCTCAATGCGGATGGAACTCAAACCTCATTCTCGCAGCGGGTGGATGCCTCTACCGGCCAGATATTCATCAGCGATACACGGACTGCTAACGCGTCTGTCGGCGCAACCGGGCAAGGTCCACTGGTGTCGCTGACCTTCATGCCGCTAAAAGCCACAGGGTCCACCCAATTGAAAGTGCTATCGATTTCCGCCACGGGATCCGACGGCTCTGCCGTACCGTTGCCAACGTCAGCTCAGACGCTGGCGATCACCGCCGGATCGCAGTAG
- a CDS encoding type II secretion system protein, which translates to MTPSNQHGQRGFALLALLIFIAILGLVGMSALRIGALADRREAEDQLLYVGAQYRRALQLYVDATPPGQPRFPPTLEALLRDPRYPQPRRYLRSLYPDPITQRNDWALLMSPEGGVAGLHSRSELEPIRQANFSAPFENFNRLKKYSDWVFYYVPNPASTILPQQPLRPPDLGAVRAGA; encoded by the coding sequence ATGACGCCAAGTAACCAGCATGGCCAGCGTGGCTTTGCGTTGCTGGCGCTATTGATCTTCATCGCCATACTGGGCCTGGTGGGTATGTCAGCGCTCAGAATCGGGGCACTGGCCGACCGTCGCGAAGCCGAGGACCAGCTACTTTATGTGGGCGCCCAGTACCGTCGGGCATTGCAACTGTACGTGGACGCTACGCCTCCTGGCCAACCCCGTTTCCCACCGACACTGGAAGCGCTGCTGCGCGATCCGCGCTACCCGCAACCGCGACGCTACCTGCGCTCGCTCTACCCTGACCCCATCACGCAACGCAACGACTGGGCGCTGCTCATGTCTCCGGAAGGGGGGGTGGCGGGATTGCACAGTCGCTCGGAGCTCGAGCCGATTCGGCAGGCGAATTTCAGCGCACCGTTCGAGAATTTCAATCGGCTCAAGAAGTACTCCGATTGGGTTTTCTACTATGTTCCAAATCCTGCATCGACCATATTGCCGCAGCAGCCCCTTCGGCCACCTGACCTCGGTGCGGTTCGCGCCGGAGCATAA
- a CDS encoding type II secretion system protein, with protein sequence MLIQSILCQRLKSRPKGFTLIELLVVLSIVALLLSLALPRYFRSVDASKETVLKENLRITRQTIDQYFRDTGRYPEDLQELVTKRYLHALPVDPITDSNATWTVIAPSDPDLGKLYDLHSSAQGTTRDGTPFTSL encoded by the coding sequence GTGCTGATCCAGTCCATCCTGTGCCAACGCCTGAAATCCAGGCCGAAAGGGTTCACGCTGATCGAACTGTTGGTGGTGCTTAGCATTGTAGCCTTGCTGCTTTCGCTGGCATTGCCCCGCTATTTCCGAAGTGTCGATGCCTCAAAGGAAACCGTCCTGAAGGAGAACCTGCGCATCACGCGTCAGACCATCGATCAGTACTTCCGTGACACCGGGCGCTATCCCGAGGACCTGCAGGAATTGGTGACCAAGCGATACCTCCATGCGTTACCCGTTGACCCGATCACTGACAGCAACGCAACTTGGACTGTTATTGCGCCCAGCGACCCCGACCTGGGTAAACTTTACGATCTGCATAGTAGTGCGCAAGGCACGACTCGGGACGGCACGCCGTTCACTTCGCTATGA
- a CDS encoding GspE/PulE family protein has translation MSPGTDDKVKYPVLSVDDLHAVCERAKSLGLSPMQELEVLYDGRLRTLAAWLAEVLGWPVVDTLQMDQSQPRFDRLPLVEAMRRHAVLLQTSDHILAVVADPFDMELQGWLAARAGATVDLRVALRSDIQAYLAKQEQSVRAVDSVVADADEEARGSRATEVLSFASVSVAASPAVKLVNSTLYDALRATASDIHLESTASGLTIKYRVDGVLDHARSITGRDLAAQVISRLKVLAELDISERRVPQDGSFQVESNGRDIDLRVSVMPSIHGEDAVIRILDKRAMIESYGALSLEALGFDDASLVTLRRLSDEPYGMLLVTGPTGSGKTTTLYAALTEINNGRDKIITIEDPVEYQLPGILQIPVNDKKGLTFARGLRSILRHDPDKIMVGEIRDRETAEIAVQSALTGHLVLTTVHANNVFDVFGRFTHMGIDPYAFVSALNGIWAQRLIRNNCPHCTRDTDADPTMLSRLGLRAEDVQAYRLRAGTGCGDCRGTGYKGRTAIAEILSLNDELRELIVNKAPVRHLKEVAAKHGTRSLRDAALKLACAGITTLEEVKRVTLQS, from the coding sequence ATGTCACCGGGCACGGATGACAAGGTCAAATACCCTGTCCTGAGCGTTGATGACTTACATGCGGTGTGCGAACGTGCCAAGTCCTTGGGCCTATCGCCCATGCAGGAATTGGAAGTGCTCTACGACGGACGCTTGCGCACCCTCGCAGCTTGGCTGGCAGAAGTACTCGGCTGGCCGGTGGTCGACACCCTGCAGATGGACCAAAGTCAGCCGAGGTTCGATCGGTTGCCGCTAGTGGAAGCGATGCGCCGGCACGCGGTCTTGTTGCAGACGTCGGATCACATCCTCGCCGTTGTTGCAGATCCTTTTGACATGGAGCTGCAGGGTTGGCTTGCCGCCCGTGCAGGCGCCACGGTGGATTTGCGCGTGGCGCTGCGATCCGACATCCAAGCCTATCTTGCCAAGCAAGAACAGTCGGTGCGTGCAGTCGACAGTGTTGTCGCCGACGCAGACGAAGAAGCTCGCGGATCTCGCGCGACAGAAGTACTGTCCTTTGCGTCGGTCAGTGTGGCCGCCAGCCCCGCAGTCAAACTGGTCAACTCGACCCTATATGACGCGCTGCGGGCGACGGCCTCCGACATACATCTGGAAAGCACCGCATCGGGACTCACCATCAAGTATCGCGTCGATGGCGTGCTCGACCATGCCCGTTCGATCACCGGACGCGACTTGGCAGCGCAGGTGATCTCGCGTCTGAAAGTGCTGGCCGAACTTGACATCTCCGAGCGACGGGTGCCGCAGGATGGGAGCTTCCAGGTCGAGTCCAACGGACGGGACATTGACCTGCGGGTTTCGGTCATGCCAAGCATTCATGGCGAGGACGCGGTGATTCGCATCTTGGACAAGCGCGCCATGATCGAGTCCTATGGTGCATTGTCGCTGGAGGCCTTAGGTTTTGATGACGCATCTCTGGTCACCTTGCGCCGGCTGAGCGATGAACCCTACGGCATGCTGTTGGTGACGGGGCCGACAGGCTCTGGCAAGACCACAACGCTGTATGCAGCGCTCACAGAAATTAACAACGGCCGCGACAAAATCATCACCATCGAGGATCCCGTCGAGTACCAACTGCCGGGGATTCTGCAGATCCCTGTCAACGACAAAAAAGGATTGACCTTCGCACGAGGCCTGCGCTCGATCCTGCGGCACGACCCCGACAAGATCATGGTGGGAGAAATTCGTGACCGAGAGACGGCCGAGATCGCGGTGCAATCAGCGCTGACTGGCCACCTTGTGCTTACGACCGTGCATGCCAACAACGTGTTCGATGTGTTCGGTCGGTTCACGCACATGGGTATCGATCCCTATGCCTTCGTTTCAGCACTCAACGGCATCTGGGCACAACGCCTGATCCGCAACAACTGTCCGCATTGCACCCGCGACACGGACGCCGATCCCACAATGCTGTCGCGCCTAGGTCTGCGGGCAGAGGATGTCCAGGCTTACCGCCTACGCGCCGGCACGGGCTGCGGCGATTGCCGGGGAACCGGCTATAAGGGCCGCACCGCGATCGCGGAAATACTGTCGCTCAACGACGAACTACGCGAGCTGATCGTGAACAAGGCGCCGGTACGCCACCTGAAAGAAGTGGCCGCCAAGCACGGCACCCGAAGCCTGCGTGACGCTGCCCTCAAACTCGCATGCGCAGGCATCACGACACTGGAGGAGGTCAAGCGTGTCACTCTTCAGTCCTAA